A genomic stretch from Thauera sp. GDN1 includes:
- a CDS encoding ABC transporter permease, with translation MLHGYLPSLLDGAWVTLRVALFSLLLALVLGLLGASSRLSPNRLLRLPATAYTTIVRGIPDLVMMLLIFYGGQVGINLVTDALGMEYVDVNPFVAGVATLGFIFGAYFTETFRGAFMAVPAGQLEAGRAYGMSRWQVFHRILFPQMLRHALPGLGNNWQVMQKSTALVSIIGLSDITWLADQAGRTTHEPFLFYAVVCAFYLAMTAVSGLVFNWLERRYSVGVRRAQA, from the coding sequence ATGCTCCACGGTTATCTACCTTCCCTTCTCGATGGCGCCTGGGTGACGCTGCGCGTGGCGCTGTTCTCGCTGCTGCTCGCGCTCGTGCTCGGCCTGCTCGGCGCGTCGTCGCGACTGTCGCCCAACCGCCTGCTGCGCCTGCCTGCGACCGCCTACACCACCATCGTGCGCGGCATTCCCGACCTGGTGATGATGCTGCTGATCTTCTACGGCGGGCAGGTGGGCATCAACCTGGTGACCGACGCGCTTGGCATGGAGTACGTCGACGTGAATCCCTTCGTCGCCGGCGTGGCGACCCTGGGCTTCATCTTCGGCGCTTACTTCACCGAAACCTTCCGCGGCGCCTTCATGGCGGTACCGGCCGGCCAGCTCGAGGCCGGGCGGGCCTACGGCATGAGCCGCTGGCAGGTGTTCCATCGCATCCTGTTTCCGCAGATGCTGCGCCACGCGCTGCCGGGCCTGGGCAACAACTGGCAGGTGATGCAGAAGAGCACCGCGCTGGTGTCGATCATCGGCCTGTCGGACATCACCTGGCTGGCCGACCAGGCCGGCCGCACCACGCACGAGCCCTTCCTGTTCTATGCCGTGGTGTGCGCCTTCTACCTGGCGATGACGGCGGTGTCCGGACTGGTGTTCAACTGGCTGGAGCGGCGCTACTCGGTGGGCGTGCGGAGGGCGCAGGCATGA
- a CDS encoding ABC transporter substrate-binding protein — MIRRTLMLAALALAAQGAMAKDWDSIRFATEGAYPPFNTVDTSGAVQGFDVDIANALCEEMKAKCTWVKQEWDGMIPALLSRKFDAISASMSITEERKKRVDFSDKYYATPLALVAKKGSPLVPELGVLEGKRIGVQRGTVADTFATRFWAEQGVTVVRYARQEEAYLDLSAGRIDAAWADALVADGGFLKQPAGAEYAFVGGLYHGRTAEEKGVIGEGVGIAIRKQDAELKQKLDKALAAIRTNGKYDEIRKKYFDYDIYGE, encoded by the coding sequence ATGATCCGACGCACGCTGATGCTCGCCGCGCTGGCCCTTGCCGCGCAGGGCGCGATGGCCAAGGACTGGGACAGCATCCGCTTCGCGACCGAGGGCGCCTACCCTCCGTTCAACACCGTGGACACCAGCGGTGCGGTGCAGGGCTTCGACGTGGACATCGCCAACGCGTTGTGCGAGGAGATGAAGGCGAAGTGCACCTGGGTGAAGCAGGAGTGGGACGGCATGATCCCGGCGCTGCTGAGCCGCAAGTTCGACGCCATCTCGGCCTCGATGTCGATCACCGAGGAGCGCAAGAAGCGCGTCGATTTCAGCGACAAGTACTACGCCACCCCGCTCGCGCTGGTGGCGAAGAAGGGCAGCCCCCTGGTGCCCGAGCTGGGCGTGCTCGAGGGCAAGCGCATCGGCGTGCAGCGCGGCACCGTGGCCGACACTTTCGCCACCCGCTTCTGGGCGGAGCAGGGCGTGACCGTCGTGCGCTACGCGCGCCAGGAAGAGGCCTATCTCGACCTGTCCGCCGGGCGCATCGACGCGGCGTGGGCGGATGCGCTGGTGGCCGACGGCGGCTTCCTGAAGCAGCCGGCCGGTGCCGAGTACGCCTTCGTCGGCGGCCTATACCACGGCCGGACCGCGGAGGAGAAGGGCGTGATCGGCGAGGGCGTGGGCATCGCGATCCGCAAGCAGGACGCCGAGCTCAAGCAGAAGCTCGACAAGGCGCTGGCGGCGATCCGCACCAACGGCAAGTACGACGAGATCCGCAAGAAGTACTTCGACTACGACATCTACGGTGAGTGA
- a CDS encoding LysR substrate-binding domain-containing protein, with product MELRHLRYFVAVAEELNFTRAAARLHIGQPPLSMQIRNLESEIGVRLFERTQRRVALTPAGQRFLDHAYRILAGVGEAVAEAQRAARGESGELRVGFTSSLPFTDLLPDALHAYRRRYPAVRLHLREMFTPEQFGAIARGELDVGFVRLQGGRAPEGIVLREIARNPLRVVVNAGHRLAGGGAVSFADLRDEDFIGFPADVGTDLPAVLRGFCRQAGFEPRIVQTAREATTQIGLVAAGLGIAVLPAPLETVRMARVRYLPLTDPEAHFRLAVATAAGPVAPLLGGFLEVIETLAQPRA from the coding sequence ATGGAGCTGCGTCACCTGCGCTATTTCGTCGCCGTGGCCGAGGAGCTGAACTTCACCCGGGCCGCGGCGCGGCTGCACATCGGACAGCCGCCGCTGTCGATGCAGATCCGCAACCTCGAGAGCGAGATCGGCGTGCGGCTGTTCGAGCGCACCCAGCGCAGGGTGGCGCTGACGCCGGCCGGACAGCGTTTCCTGGACCACGCCTACCGCATCCTCGCGGGCGTCGGCGAGGCGGTGGCCGAGGCGCAGCGTGCGGCGCGCGGCGAGTCGGGCGAGCTGCGGGTGGGCTTCACGTCCTCGCTGCCCTTCACCGACCTGCTGCCCGACGCGCTGCATGCCTACCGCCGCCGCTATCCGGCGGTGCGCCTGCATCTGCGCGAGATGTTCACGCCCGAGCAGTTCGGTGCGATCGCTCGCGGCGAGCTCGACGTCGGCTTCGTGCGCCTGCAGGGCGGACGCGCGCCCGAGGGCATCGTGCTGCGCGAGATCGCGCGCAATCCGCTGCGCGTGGTGGTCAATGCCGGCCATCGGCTGGCGGGGGGCGGGGCGGTGTCCTTCGCCGATCTGCGCGACGAGGATTTCATCGGCTTTCCGGCCGACGTCGGCACCGATCTGCCGGCGGTGCTGCGCGGCTTCTGTCGTCAGGCCGGCTTCGAGCCGCGCATCGTGCAGACGGCGCGCGAGGCGACGACGCAGATCGGCCTGGTGGCCGCGGGGCTGGGCATCGCGGTGCTGCCGGCGCCGCTCGAGACCGTGCGCATGGCGCGGGTGCGCTACCTGCCGCTCACCGATCCCGAGGCGCACTTCCGCCTTGCGGTGGCCACCGCGGCGGGGCCGGTTGCCCCCTTGCTCGGAGGCTTCCTGGAGGTGATCGAGACGCTCGCCCAGCCGCGGGCCTAG
- a CDS encoding malate dehydrogenase, whose translation MSKAPMRVAVTGAAGQIGYSLLFRIASGEMLGKDQPVILQLLDLPQAQKAVKGVMMELEDCAFPLLAGMVATDDPNVAFKDADVCLLVGARPRGPGMERADLLTANGAIFTVQGKAIAENAKEDVRVLVVGNPCNTNAYIARAAAIKVGRTNPNNYHGMLRLDHNRALSQLAAKSGREVSSLKKMVVWGNHSPSMYADYRFCESNGDSVKALINDHAWNNDVFLPTVGKRGAAIIEARGLSSAASAANAAIDHVHDWVLGSNDWVTMGVPSDGSYGIPEGVVFGFPCECKDGQFKIIQGLEIDEYSKGKIAITLKELEDERAAVADMLK comes from the coding sequence ATGAGCAAAGCCCCCATGCGCGTCGCTGTCACCGGCGCCGCCGGCCAGATCGGCTACAGCCTGCTGTTCCGCATCGCCAGCGGTGAAATGCTGGGCAAGGACCAGCCCGTCATCCTGCAACTGCTCGACCTGCCCCAGGCGCAGAAGGCGGTCAAGGGCGTCATGATGGAGCTCGAGGACTGCGCCTTCCCGCTGCTCGCCGGCATGGTCGCCACCGACGATCCCAATGTCGCGTTCAAGGACGCCGACGTGTGCCTGCTGGTCGGCGCCCGTCCGCGCGGCCCCGGCATGGAGCGTGCCGACCTGCTGACCGCCAACGGCGCCATCTTCACCGTCCAGGGCAAGGCCATCGCCGAGAACGCCAAGGAAGACGTGCGCGTTCTGGTCGTGGGCAACCCCTGCAACACCAACGCCTACATCGCCCGCGCCGCCGCCATCAAGGTCGGCCGCACCAACCCGAACAACTACCACGGCATGCTGCGCCTGGACCACAACCGCGCGCTGTCGCAGCTCGCCGCCAAGTCCGGCCGTGAAGTGTCGTCGCTGAAGAAGATGGTGGTGTGGGGCAACCACTCGCCCTCGATGTACGCCGACTACCGCTTCTGCGAGTCGAACGGCGACAGCGTCAAGGCGCTGATCAACGACCACGCCTGGAACAACGACGTGTTCCTGCCCACCGTCGGCAAGCGCGGCGCCGCCATCATCGAGGCCCGTGGCCTGTCGTCGGCCGCCTCGGCCGCCAACGCCGCCATCGACCACGTGCATGACTGGGTGCTCGGCTCGAACGACTGGGTCACCATGGGCGTCCCGTCCGACGGCTCCTACGGCATCCCCGAAGGCGTTGTGTTCGGCTTCCCCTGCGAGTGCAAGGACGGCCAGTTCAAGATCATCCAGGGCCTGGAGATCGACGAGTACTCGAAGGGCAAGATCGCGATCACCCTCAAGGAACTCGAGGACGAGCGCGCGGCCGTCGCCGACATGCTGAAGTAA
- a CDS encoding MFS transporter has protein sequence MFVGGFATFALVYSTQPLLPLLAGEFGVSAASASLTVSATTAGLALMLIPGSVLADRLGRQQVMKLSLAIAAVLALATAFAPDFLSLLVLRALLGAVIAGLPAAAMAYIGEEVAPNAQARAMGLYIAGNALGGMSGRFVTALLTDLGSWRTALAVIAVFGLLSAVVFWRRLPDSRHFQPRAATPARILRDTVAIYRDPGLPWLFLVAFLAMGAFVGLYNFLGFRLLASPYLLGQSAIGAIFLLYLLGTWASALSGRLAERHGRQKTMWRMVAIMGTGLALTLGQPLWLIIAGVGVFTFGFFAAHALASGWVGRRAGERRALASALYLSSYYLGASVIGSLTGTAWTAGHWPGLAALLGACVLGTGSVALWLRRLPT, from the coding sequence ATGTTCGTCGGCGGCTTCGCCACCTTCGCGCTCGTCTACAGCACCCAGCCGCTGCTGCCGCTGCTCGCCGGCGAGTTCGGGGTCAGCGCCGCCAGCGCCAGCCTCACCGTGTCGGCCACCACCGCCGGCCTCGCGCTGATGCTGATCCCGGGGAGCGTGCTCGCCGACCGGCTCGGGCGGCAGCAGGTCATGAAGCTGTCGCTGGCGATCGCCGCCGTGCTCGCGCTGGCGACCGCGTTCGCGCCCGACTTCCTCTCCCTGCTGGTGCTGCGCGCCCTGCTCGGCGCGGTGATCGCCGGCCTGCCGGCGGCGGCGATGGCCTACATCGGCGAGGAAGTCGCCCCCAACGCCCAGGCGCGCGCGATGGGTCTCTACATCGCCGGCAACGCGCTCGGCGGCATGAGCGGGCGCTTCGTCACCGCGCTGCTGACCGATCTCGGCTCATGGCGAACGGCACTGGCCGTGATCGCCGTCTTCGGGCTGCTGTCGGCGGTCGTGTTCTGGCGCCGCCTGCCGGATTCGCGCCACTTCCAGCCGCGCGCGGCCACGCCGGCGCGCATCCTGCGCGACACCGTCGCCATCTACCGCGATCCCGGCCTGCCCTGGCTGTTCCTGGTCGCCTTCCTGGCCATGGGCGCCTTCGTCGGCCTGTACAACTTCCTCGGTTTCCGCCTGCTGGCGTCACCCTACCTGCTCGGCCAGAGCGCGATCGGCGCGATCTTCCTGCTCTACCTGCTCGGCACCTGGGCGTCGGCCCTCAGCGGCCGGCTGGCCGAGCGCCATGGGCGGCAGAAGACGATGTGGCGAATGGTCGCGATCATGGGCACCGGCCTGGCGCTGACGCTTGGGCAGCCGCTGTGGCTGATCATCGCCGGCGTGGGCGTGTTCACCTTCGGCTTTTTCGCCGCGCATGCGCTGGCCAGCGGCTGGGTGGGACGGCGCGCGGGGGAACGCCGCGCGCTGGCCTCGGCGCTCTACCTGTCGAGCTACTACCTCGGCGCCAGCGTGATCGGCAGCCTCACCGGCACCGCGTGGACCGCCGGACACTGGCCCGGGCTCGCCGCGCTGCTCGGCGCCTGCGTGCTGGGAACCGGAAGCGTCGCGCTGTGGCTGCGCCGCCTGCCTACTTGA
- a CDS encoding aldolase/citrate lyase family protein produces the protein MHLHPAEVLFAGEKPFPALPAVDHYAGAEKLMLKALRLQQELGPVFDITCDCEDGARAGAEAEHAQMVVEVVNGAENHFGRVGARIHDITHAHWQRDLEILVGGAGHRLAFVTIPKARSAADAAAQIGELRRVEAACKLERALPVHVLIETHGALREAWEVAALDGVESLDFGLMDFVSGHHGAIPGSAMKSPGQFEHPLIVRAKADIAAAALANGVVPAHNVTTELQDVAVIRHDAERARREFGYLRMWSIHPNQILPIIAAMQPDFTEVEEAAEILIAAQDKAWGPIQHKGRLHDRASYRYYWELLQRARNTGMELPGEAKQRFFAA, from the coding sequence ATGCACCTGCACCCTGCCGAAGTCCTGTTCGCCGGCGAGAAGCCCTTCCCCGCCCTCCCCGCCGTCGATCACTACGCCGGCGCCGAGAAGCTGATGCTGAAGGCGCTCAGGCTGCAGCAGGAACTCGGCCCGGTGTTCGACATCACCTGCGACTGCGAGGACGGCGCCCGCGCGGGGGCCGAGGCCGAGCACGCGCAGATGGTGGTCGAGGTCGTCAATGGCGCCGAGAACCACTTCGGCCGCGTCGGCGCCCGCATCCACGACATCACCCACGCGCACTGGCAGCGCGACCTCGAGATCCTCGTCGGCGGCGCCGGCCATCGGCTGGCCTTCGTCACCATCCCGAAGGCGCGCTCCGCCGCCGATGCCGCCGCGCAGATCGGCGAACTGCGCCGCGTCGAGGCCGCCTGCAAGCTCGAACGCGCGCTGCCGGTGCACGTGCTGATCGAGACCCACGGCGCGCTGCGCGAGGCCTGGGAGGTCGCCGCGCTCGACGGTGTCGAGTCGCTCGACTTCGGCCTGATGGACTTCGTCTCCGGCCACCACGGCGCCATCCCCGGCAGCGCGATGAAGAGCCCCGGCCAGTTCGAGCATCCGCTGATCGTGCGCGCCAAGGCCGACATCGCCGCCGCCGCGCTCGCCAACGGCGTCGTGCCCGCGCACAACGTCACCACCGAACTGCAGGATGTCGCGGTGATCCGCCACGACGCCGAACGCGCCCGCCGCGAGTTCGGCTACCTGCGCATGTGGAGCATCCACCCCAACCAGATCCTGCCGATCATCGCCGCGATGCAGCCCGACTTCACCGAGGTCGAGGAAGCCGCCGAGATCCTGATCGCCGCCCAGGACAAGGCCTGGGGTCCGATCCAGCACAAGGGCCGCCTGCACGACCGCGCCTCCTATCGCTACTACTGGGAGCTGCTGCAGCGCGCGCGCAATACCGGCATGGAACTGCCCGGCGAGGCGAAGCAGCGCTTCTTCGCAGCCTAG
- a CDS encoding ABC transporter ATP-binding protein, with the protein MTQLTVEDLHKRYGDHEVLKGVSLSAEAGDVITIIGSSGSGKSTFLRCINFLEQPDAGRISVAGEEIRLVRGKDGHLKVADAKQLQRLRTRLAMVFQHFNLWAHMTVLENVIEAPVHVLGVPKKEALERAMAYLDKVGISRFKDSYPAHLSGGQQQRVAIARALAMEPAVLLFDEPTSALDPELVGEVLKVMRGLAEEGRTMVVVTHEMGFAREVSSQVMFLHQGLAEESGPPAQVFGQPKSERLRQFLSGNLK; encoded by the coding sequence ATGACCCAGCTTACCGTCGAAGACCTGCACAAGCGCTACGGCGACCACGAGGTGCTGAAGGGCGTGTCGCTGTCGGCCGAGGCCGGCGACGTGATCACCATCATCGGTTCGTCCGGCTCGGGCAAGAGCACCTTCTTGCGCTGCATCAACTTCCTCGAGCAGCCCGATGCCGGGCGCATCAGCGTCGCGGGCGAGGAGATCCGCCTGGTGCGCGGCAAGGACGGGCACCTGAAGGTGGCCGACGCGAAGCAGCTGCAGCGTCTGCGCACCCGGCTGGCGATGGTGTTCCAGCACTTCAACCTGTGGGCGCACATGACCGTGCTGGAGAATGTCATCGAGGCGCCGGTGCATGTGCTCGGCGTGCCGAAGAAGGAGGCGCTCGAGCGCGCGATGGCCTACCTCGACAAGGTCGGCATCAGCCGCTTCAAGGACAGCTATCCGGCGCATCTTTCGGGCGGCCAGCAGCAGCGCGTGGCGATCGCGCGTGCGCTGGCGATGGAGCCGGCGGTGCTGCTGTTCGACGAGCCGACCTCGGCGCTCGACCCGGAACTGGTGGGCGAGGTGCTGAAGGTGATGCGCGGCCTGGCCGAGGAGGGCCGCACCATGGTGGTCGTCACCCATGAGATGGGTTTCGCGCGCGAGGTGTCCAGCCAGGTGATGTTCCTGCACCAGGGGCTGGCCGAGGAGAGCGGCCCGCCGGCGCAGGTCTTCGGGCAGCCGAAGAGCGAGCGCCTGCGTCAGTTCCTGTCCGGCAACCTCAAGTAG
- a CDS encoding ABC transporter permease — protein MIEWSLFAESWPSYASGLWLTLQLTALSLIAGLVLAIPLAVLRVSPNRWVSGPVWAYSYFFRGTPMLVQLLLMYYGLGQFEWIQAQWDAGSRFWLVFRDPYGCALLTFALNTGAYTTEIIAGALRAMPHGEIEAARACGMSRFTMLRRILLPGALRRALPAYSNEIIFMLHGTAIASTVTLVDLTGAARNAYSQFFAPFEAFIFAGLIYLAITFALVGLFRIAERRWLAHLQPRKPLRKGA, from the coding sequence ATGATCGAGTGGAGCCTGTTCGCCGAGAGCTGGCCGTCGTACGCGTCCGGCCTGTGGCTGACGCTGCAGCTCACCGCGCTGTCGCTGATCGCCGGCCTGGTGCTGGCGATTCCGCTCGCCGTGCTGCGGGTGTCGCCCAATCGCTGGGTGTCGGGGCCGGTGTGGGCCTACAGCTACTTCTTCCGCGGCACGCCGATGCTGGTGCAGCTGCTGCTGATGTACTACGGGCTCGGGCAGTTCGAGTGGATCCAGGCGCAGTGGGACGCGGGCAGCCGCTTCTGGCTGGTGTTCCGCGATCCCTACGGCTGTGCGCTGCTGACCTTCGCGCTCAACACCGGCGCCTATACCACCGAGATCATCGCCGGCGCGCTGCGCGCGATGCCGCATGGCGAGATCGAGGCCGCGCGCGCCTGCGGCATGAGCCGCTTCACCATGCTGCGCCGCATCCTGCTGCCGGGCGCGCTGCGCCGCGCCTTGCCGGCCTACAGCAACGAGATCATCTTCATGCTGCACGGCACGGCGATCGCGTCCACCGTGACCCTGGTGGACCTGACCGGCGCCGCGCGCAATGCCTATTCGCAGTTCTTCGCGCCCTTCGAGGCCTTCATCTTCGCCGGCCTGATCTACCTCGCCATCACCTTTGCGCTGGTCGGCCTGTTCCGTATCGCCGAGCGGCGCTGGCTCGCCCACCTGCAGCCGCGCAAGCCGCTGCGCAAGGGCGCCTGA